A window of the Harmonia axyridis chromosome 5, icHarAxyr1.1, whole genome shotgun sequence genome harbors these coding sequences:
- the LOC123681205 gene encoding uncharacterized protein LOC123681205 — MSYQEEMIQMDQSHVPAMEVPENIFEMLTNQSFVRLLAEKLGNLNNSNTSTCSGSEIAEKVTMPAFVIPHYENSDKLKGHSNYRSWKQRVERDMLALGRSQFLKYDMGGPDCTMTKEEKHMYNAQVLQYLEASLQHAPKTVIENEQSAAEAFQKLTQMFGKNDVQKMVELLDNFGKTVFYPRMNPVNFVSQFEKGIQEFKELGVPLDPKIVVAYFLHKVKNANGFLAFFTTMTTLPEATRTYEFVKNAFLEVANCQYFREVDNSMYTSSSLNDICSECFNDTDRNLETEINEVYTACSLCFDYPIGESNMFTNNLNSVSVFCIKCGKSDNNICDFCLESRHDRSYREPHTKKEKNSFKSPSYFKEEKADSSPYSIEQLKKIRNMTPAEKREASCKKCGLLFHRSAACTNTERFCYYCHKKGHEKKDCRKLKEYKSKN; from the exons ATGAGTTATCAAGaagaaatgattcaaatggatCAATCCCACGTGCCAGCCATGGAAGTTCCAGAAAACATTTTCGAGATGCTGACCAACCAAAGTTTTGTGCGACTACTTGCAGAAAAGCTTGGAAATCTAAACAATTCGAACACGTCCACGTGTAGCGGATCCGAAATAGCAGAGAAGGTGACCATGCCGGCGTTTGTGATACCGCATTACGAAAATAGTGACAAGTTAAAGGGCCACTCCAACTATAGGTCATGGAAACAAAGAGTCGAGCGTGACATGCTTGCTCTAGGACGCTCCCAATTCCTGAAATACGACATGGGTGGACCAGACTGCACAATGACTAAAGAAGAAAAGCACATGTACAATGCTCAAGTGCTACAATATTTGGAAGCATCGTTGCAGCATGCTCCCAAAACTGTAATAGAGAATGAGCAGTCAGCAGCCGAAGCTTTCCAAAAGCTGACACAAATGTTTGGAAAAAATGACGTCCAGAAGATGGTTGAACTACTGGACAACTTCGGCAAGACGGTGTTCTACCCCAGGATGAATCCAGTCAATTTCGTCTCCCAGTTCGAGAAAGGTATACAAGAATTCAAGGAACTAGGTGTTCCATTGGACCCAAAAATAGTGGTGGCGTATTTCCTTCACAAGGTTAAGAATGCTAATGGATTCCTGGCATTCTTTACAACGATGACCACTTTACCCGAGGCAACCAGAACCTATGAGTTTGTGAAAAATGCATTTCTAGAGGTAGCAAACTGCCAGTATTTCAGAGAGGTTGACAACAGTATGTATACAAGTAGTAGTTTGAATGATATTTGTTCTGAATGTTTTAATGACACAGATAGGAATCTCGAGACCGAGATCAATGAAGTTTATACTGCATGTTCCTTATGTTTTGATTATCCCATTGGAGAATCTAATATGTTCACGAATAATCTCAATTCTGTTTCAGTTTTCTGCATTAAATGTGGAAAGagtgataataatatatgtgatTTCTGTTTAGAGAGTAGACATGATAGGTCATATAGGGAGCCCCAtacgaagaaagaaaaaaattctttcaaaagtcCTTCGTATTTTAAAGAGGAGAAAGCAGACAGTAGTCCCTATTCTATCGagcaactgaaaaaaattaggaatatgACGCCAGCTGAAAAACGAGAAGCCAGCTGTAAAAAGTGTGGTTTATTATTCCATCGGTCAGCTGCATGTACCAACACGGAGAGATTCTGTTATTACTGTCATAAGAAAGGTCATGAAAAGAAGGACTGTAGGAAACTGAAGGAATACAAATCTA AAaattaa